Proteins from a single region of Equus asinus isolate D_3611 breed Donkey chromosome 17, EquAss-T2T_v2, whole genome shotgun sequence:
- the GPR137 gene encoding integral membrane protein GPR137 isoform X3, with translation MESNLSGLVPAAGLVPALPPAVTLGLTAAYTTLYALLFFSVYAQLWLVLLYGHKRLSYQTVFLALCLLWAALRTTLFSFYFRDTPRANRLGPLPFWLLYCCPVCLQFFTLTLMNLYFAQVVFKAKAKRRPEMSRGLLAVRGAFVGASLLFLLVNVLCAVLSRRRRAQPWALLLVRVLVSDSLFVICALSLAACLCLVARRAPTTSIYLEAKGTSVCQAAAMGGAMVLLYASRACYNLAALALAPRSRLDAFDYDWYNVSDQADLVNDLGNKGYLVFGLILFVWELLPTTLLVGFFRVHRPPQDLSTSRILNGQVFGSRSYFFDRAGHCEDEGCSWEHSRGESTSMSGSLGSGSWYGAIGREPGWCGGSQTRTTPLLFSQVLGPGGHHHSLYSTPQT, from the exons ATGGAGAGTAACCTGTCTGGCCTGGTGCCTGCGGCTGGGCTGGTGCCGGCGCTGCCCCCGGCCGTGACCCTGGGGCTGACTGCGGCCTACACCACGCTCTATGCCCTCCTCTTCTTCTCCGTCTATGCCCAGCTCTGGCTGGTGCTGCTGTATGGGCACAAACGTCTCAGCTACCAGACGGTGTTCCTGGCGCTCTGTCTGCTCTGGGCTGCCCTGCGTAccaccctcttctccttctacttCCGAGACACCCCCCGTGCCAACCGCCTGGGGCCCCTGCCCTTCTGGCTTCTCTACTGCTGCCCTGTCTGCCTCCAGTTCTTCACACTGACGCTTATGAACCTCTACTTTGCCCAG GTGGTGTTCAAGGCCAAGGCGAAGCGTCGGCCAGAGATGAGCCGAGGCTT GCTGGCCGTCCGAGGGGCCTTCGTGGGGGCCTCGCTGCTCTTTCTGCTGGTGAATGTGCTCTGTGCTGTGCTGTCACGCCGGCGCCGGGCACAGCCCTGGGCCCTCCTGCTGGTGCGAGTCCTGGTGAGCGACTCCCTCTTTGTCATCTGCGCCCTCTCTCTGGCCGCCTGCCTCTGCCTTGTCGCCCGGCGGGCCCCCACCACCAGCATCTACCTGGAGGCCAAG GGGACCAGTGTGTGTCAGGCGGCCGCGATGGGTGGCGCCATGGTCCTGCTCTATGCCAGCCGGGCCTGCTATAACCTAGCGGCCCTAGCCCTGGCCCCCCGGAGCCGGCTGGACGCCTTTGATTACGACTGGTACAACGTCTCTGACCAG GCGGACCTGGTGAATGACCTGGGGAACAAGGGCTACCTGGTGTTTGGCCTCATCCTCTTTGTGTGGGAGCTGCTGCCCACCACCCTGCTGGTGGGCTTCTTCCGGGTGCACCGGCCCCCGCAGGACCTG AGCACCAGTCGCATCCTCAACGGGCAGGTCTTTGGCTCCCGTTCCTATTTCTTCGACCGGGCCGGGCACTGCGAGGACGAGGGCTGCTCCTGGGAGCACAGCCGGGGCGAGAGCACCAG CATGTCGGGCAGCCTAGGCTCCGGCAGCTGGTACGGCGCCATCGGGCGGGAGCCAGGCTGGTGCGGGGGCAGCCAGACGCGGACCACTCCTCTGCTCTTCTCCCAGGTGCTGGGACCGGGCGGCCACCACCACAGTCTCTACTCCACCCCACAGACGTGA
- the GPR137 gene encoding integral membrane protein GPR137 isoform X2 produces MESNLSGLVPAAGLVPALPPAVTLGLTAAYTTLYALLFFSVYAQLWLVLLYGHKRLSYQTVFLALCLLWAALRTTLFSFYFRDTPRANRLGPLPFWLLYCCPVCLQFFTLTLMNLYFAQVVFKAKAKRRPEMSRGLLAVRGAFVGASLLFLLVNVLCAVLSRRRRAQPWALLLVRVLVSDSLFVICALSLAACLCLVARRAPTTSIYLEAKGTSVCQAAAMGGAMVLLYASRACYNLAALALAPRSRLDAFDYDWYNVSDQADLVNDLGNKGYLVFGLILFVWELLPTTLLVGFFRVHRPPQDLVFGSRSYFFDRAGHCEDEGCSWEHSRGESTRCWDRAATTTVSTPPHRRDPPPFPPRTPTPQSSHPRPLCQVHLPLLAQDPGGCGCLLPWPAPCYSCRSELLPSPRMGAWPWLPDAHSTLA; encoded by the exons ATGGAGAGTAACCTGTCTGGCCTGGTGCCTGCGGCTGGGCTGGTGCCGGCGCTGCCCCCGGCCGTGACCCTGGGGCTGACTGCGGCCTACACCACGCTCTATGCCCTCCTCTTCTTCTCCGTCTATGCCCAGCTCTGGCTGGTGCTGCTGTATGGGCACAAACGTCTCAGCTACCAGACGGTGTTCCTGGCGCTCTGTCTGCTCTGGGCTGCCCTGCGTAccaccctcttctccttctacttCCGAGACACCCCCCGTGCCAACCGCCTGGGGCCCCTGCCCTTCTGGCTTCTCTACTGCTGCCCTGTCTGCCTCCAGTTCTTCACACTGACGCTTATGAACCTCTACTTTGCCCAG GTGGTGTTCAAGGCCAAGGCGAAGCGTCGGCCAGAGATGAGCCGAGGCTT GCTGGCCGTCCGAGGGGCCTTCGTGGGGGCCTCGCTGCTCTTTCTGCTGGTGAATGTGCTCTGTGCTGTGCTGTCACGCCGGCGCCGGGCACAGCCCTGGGCCCTCCTGCTGGTGCGAGTCCTGGTGAGCGACTCCCTCTTTGTCATCTGCGCCCTCTCTCTGGCCGCCTGCCTCTGCCTTGTCGCCCGGCGGGCCCCCACCACCAGCATCTACCTGGAGGCCAAG GGGACCAGTGTGTGTCAGGCGGCCGCGATGGGTGGCGCCATGGTCCTGCTCTATGCCAGCCGGGCCTGCTATAACCTAGCGGCCCTAGCCCTGGCCCCCCGGAGCCGGCTGGACGCCTTTGATTACGACTGGTACAACGTCTCTGACCAG GCGGACCTGGTGAATGACCTGGGGAACAAGGGCTACCTGGTGTTTGGCCTCATCCTCTTTGTGTGGGAGCTGCTGCCCACCACCCTGCTGGTGGGCTTCTTCCGGGTGCACCGGCCCCCGCAGGACCTG GTCTTTGGCTCCCGTTCCTATTTCTTCGACCGGGCCGGGCACTGCGAGGACGAGGGCTGCTCCTGGGAGCACAGCCGGGGCGAGAGCACCAG GTGCTGGGACCGGGCGGCCACCACCACAGTCTCTACTCCACCCCACAGACGTGATCCCCCTCCGTTTCCCCCCAGAACACCCACACCCCAGTCCTCCCACCCTAGGCCTCTGTGCCAAGTTCATCTgccgcttcttgcccaggatcccggGGGCTgtggctgcctcctcccctggccGGCTCCTTGCTACTCCTGTCGTAGTGAGCTTCTGCCGTCCCCTAGGATGGGGGCGTGGCCCTGGTTGCCAGATGCCCACAGCACCCTGGCATGA
- the GPR137 gene encoding integral membrane protein GPR137 isoform X5, with amino-acid sequence MESNLSGLVPAAGLVPALPPAVTLGLTAAYTTLYALLFFSVYAQLWLVLLYGHKRLSYQTVFLALCLLWAALRTTLFSFYFRDTPRANRLGPLPFWLLYCCPVCLQFFTLTLMNLYFAQVVFKAKAKRRPEMSRGLLAVRGAFVGASLLFLLVNVLCAVLSRRRRAQPWALLLVRVLVSDSLFVICALSLAACLCLVARRAPTTSIYLEAKGTSVCQAAAMGGAMVLLYASRACYNLAALALAPRSRLDAFDYDWYNVSDQADLVNDLGNKGYLVFGLILFVWELLPTTLLVGFFRVHRPPQDLVFGSRSYFFDRAGHCEDEGCSWEHSRGESTSMSGSLGSGSWYGAIGREPGWCGGSQTRTTPLLFSQVLGPGGHHHSLYSTPQT; translated from the exons ATGGAGAGTAACCTGTCTGGCCTGGTGCCTGCGGCTGGGCTGGTGCCGGCGCTGCCCCCGGCCGTGACCCTGGGGCTGACTGCGGCCTACACCACGCTCTATGCCCTCCTCTTCTTCTCCGTCTATGCCCAGCTCTGGCTGGTGCTGCTGTATGGGCACAAACGTCTCAGCTACCAGACGGTGTTCCTGGCGCTCTGTCTGCTCTGGGCTGCCCTGCGTAccaccctcttctccttctacttCCGAGACACCCCCCGTGCCAACCGCCTGGGGCCCCTGCCCTTCTGGCTTCTCTACTGCTGCCCTGTCTGCCTCCAGTTCTTCACACTGACGCTTATGAACCTCTACTTTGCCCAG GTGGTGTTCAAGGCCAAGGCGAAGCGTCGGCCAGAGATGAGCCGAGGCTT GCTGGCCGTCCGAGGGGCCTTCGTGGGGGCCTCGCTGCTCTTTCTGCTGGTGAATGTGCTCTGTGCTGTGCTGTCACGCCGGCGCCGGGCACAGCCCTGGGCCCTCCTGCTGGTGCGAGTCCTGGTGAGCGACTCCCTCTTTGTCATCTGCGCCCTCTCTCTGGCCGCCTGCCTCTGCCTTGTCGCCCGGCGGGCCCCCACCACCAGCATCTACCTGGAGGCCAAG GGGACCAGTGTGTGTCAGGCGGCCGCGATGGGTGGCGCCATGGTCCTGCTCTATGCCAGCCGGGCCTGCTATAACCTAGCGGCCCTAGCCCTGGCCCCCCGGAGCCGGCTGGACGCCTTTGATTACGACTGGTACAACGTCTCTGACCAG GCGGACCTGGTGAATGACCTGGGGAACAAGGGCTACCTGGTGTTTGGCCTCATCCTCTTTGTGTGGGAGCTGCTGCCCACCACCCTGCTGGTGGGCTTCTTCCGGGTGCACCGGCCCCCGCAGGACCTG GTCTTTGGCTCCCGTTCCTATTTCTTCGACCGGGCCGGGCACTGCGAGGACGAGGGCTGCTCCTGGGAGCACAGCCGGGGCGAGAGCACCAG CATGTCGGGCAGCCTAGGCTCCGGCAGCTGGTACGGCGCCATCGGGCGGGAGCCAGGCTGGTGCGGGGGCAGCCAGACGCGGACCACTCCTCTGCTCTTCTCCCAGGTGCTGGGACCGGGCGGCCACCACCACAGTCTCTACTCCACCCCACAGACGTGA
- the GPR137 gene encoding integral membrane protein GPR137 isoform X1, with protein sequence MESNLSGLVPAAGLVPALPPAVTLGLTAAYTTLYALLFFSVYAQLWLVLLYGHKRLSYQTVFLALCLLWAALRTTLFSFYFRDTPRANRLGPLPFWLLYCCPVCLQFFTLTLMNLYFAQVVFKAKAKRRPEMSRGLLAVRGAFVGASLLFLLVNVLCAVLSRRRRAQPWALLLVRVLVSDSLFVICALSLAACLCLVARRAPTTSIYLEAKGTSVCQAAAMGGAMVLLYASRACYNLAALALAPRSRLDAFDYDWYNVSDQADLVNDLGNKGYLVFGLILFVWELLPTTLLVGFFRVHRPPQDLSTSRILNGQVFGSRSYFFDRAGHCEDEGCSWEHSRGESTRCWDRAATTTVSTPPHRRDPPPFPPRTPTPQSSHPRPLCQVHLPLLAQDPGGCGCLLPWPAPCYSCRSELLPSPRMGAWPWLPDAHSTLA encoded by the exons ATGGAGAGTAACCTGTCTGGCCTGGTGCCTGCGGCTGGGCTGGTGCCGGCGCTGCCCCCGGCCGTGACCCTGGGGCTGACTGCGGCCTACACCACGCTCTATGCCCTCCTCTTCTTCTCCGTCTATGCCCAGCTCTGGCTGGTGCTGCTGTATGGGCACAAACGTCTCAGCTACCAGACGGTGTTCCTGGCGCTCTGTCTGCTCTGGGCTGCCCTGCGTAccaccctcttctccttctacttCCGAGACACCCCCCGTGCCAACCGCCTGGGGCCCCTGCCCTTCTGGCTTCTCTACTGCTGCCCTGTCTGCCTCCAGTTCTTCACACTGACGCTTATGAACCTCTACTTTGCCCAG GTGGTGTTCAAGGCCAAGGCGAAGCGTCGGCCAGAGATGAGCCGAGGCTT GCTGGCCGTCCGAGGGGCCTTCGTGGGGGCCTCGCTGCTCTTTCTGCTGGTGAATGTGCTCTGTGCTGTGCTGTCACGCCGGCGCCGGGCACAGCCCTGGGCCCTCCTGCTGGTGCGAGTCCTGGTGAGCGACTCCCTCTTTGTCATCTGCGCCCTCTCTCTGGCCGCCTGCCTCTGCCTTGTCGCCCGGCGGGCCCCCACCACCAGCATCTACCTGGAGGCCAAG GGGACCAGTGTGTGTCAGGCGGCCGCGATGGGTGGCGCCATGGTCCTGCTCTATGCCAGCCGGGCCTGCTATAACCTAGCGGCCCTAGCCCTGGCCCCCCGGAGCCGGCTGGACGCCTTTGATTACGACTGGTACAACGTCTCTGACCAG GCGGACCTGGTGAATGACCTGGGGAACAAGGGCTACCTGGTGTTTGGCCTCATCCTCTTTGTGTGGGAGCTGCTGCCCACCACCCTGCTGGTGGGCTTCTTCCGGGTGCACCGGCCCCCGCAGGACCTG AGCACCAGTCGCATCCTCAACGGGCAGGTCTTTGGCTCCCGTTCCTATTTCTTCGACCGGGCCGGGCACTGCGAGGACGAGGGCTGCTCCTGGGAGCACAGCCGGGGCGAGAGCACCAG GTGCTGGGACCGGGCGGCCACCACCACAGTCTCTACTCCACCCCACAGACGTGATCCCCCTCCGTTTCCCCCCAGAACACCCACACCCCAGTCCTCCCACCCTAGGCCTCTGTGCCAAGTTCATCTgccgcttcttgcccaggatcccggGGGCTgtggctgcctcctcccctggccGGCTCCTTGCTACTCCTGTCGTAGTGAGCTTCTGCCGTCCCCTAGGATGGGGGCGTGGCCCTGGTTGCCAGATGCCCACAGCACCCTGGCATGA
- the GPR137 gene encoding integral membrane protein GPR137 isoform X6, whose amino-acid sequence MESNLSGLVPAAGLVPALPPAVTLGLTAAYTTLYALLFFSVYAQLWLVLLYGHKRLSYQTVFLALCLLWAALRTTLFSFYFRDTPRANRLGPLPFWLLYCCPVCLQFFTLTLMNLYFAQVVFKAKAKRRPEMSRGLLAVRGAFVGASLLFLLVNVLCAVLSRRRRAQPWALLLVRVLVSDSLFVICALSLAACLCLVARRAPTTSIYLEAKGTSVCQAAAMGGAMVLLYASRACYNLAALALAPRSRLDAFDYDWYNVSDQSTSRILNGQVFGSRSYFFDRAGHCEDEGCSWEHSRGESTSMSGSLGSGSWYGAIGREPGWCGGSQTRTTPLLFSQVLGPGGHHHSLYSTPQT is encoded by the exons ATGGAGAGTAACCTGTCTGGCCTGGTGCCTGCGGCTGGGCTGGTGCCGGCGCTGCCCCCGGCCGTGACCCTGGGGCTGACTGCGGCCTACACCACGCTCTATGCCCTCCTCTTCTTCTCCGTCTATGCCCAGCTCTGGCTGGTGCTGCTGTATGGGCACAAACGTCTCAGCTACCAGACGGTGTTCCTGGCGCTCTGTCTGCTCTGGGCTGCCCTGCGTAccaccctcttctccttctacttCCGAGACACCCCCCGTGCCAACCGCCTGGGGCCCCTGCCCTTCTGGCTTCTCTACTGCTGCCCTGTCTGCCTCCAGTTCTTCACACTGACGCTTATGAACCTCTACTTTGCCCAG GTGGTGTTCAAGGCCAAGGCGAAGCGTCGGCCAGAGATGAGCCGAGGCTT GCTGGCCGTCCGAGGGGCCTTCGTGGGGGCCTCGCTGCTCTTTCTGCTGGTGAATGTGCTCTGTGCTGTGCTGTCACGCCGGCGCCGGGCACAGCCCTGGGCCCTCCTGCTGGTGCGAGTCCTGGTGAGCGACTCCCTCTTTGTCATCTGCGCCCTCTCTCTGGCCGCCTGCCTCTGCCTTGTCGCCCGGCGGGCCCCCACCACCAGCATCTACCTGGAGGCCAAG GGGACCAGTGTGTGTCAGGCGGCCGCGATGGGTGGCGCCATGGTCCTGCTCTATGCCAGCCGGGCCTGCTATAACCTAGCGGCCCTAGCCCTGGCCCCCCGGAGCCGGCTGGACGCCTTTGATTACGACTGGTACAACGTCTCTGACCAG AGCACCAGTCGCATCCTCAACGGGCAGGTCTTTGGCTCCCGTTCCTATTTCTTCGACCGGGCCGGGCACTGCGAGGACGAGGGCTGCTCCTGGGAGCACAGCCGGGGCGAGAGCACCAG CATGTCGGGCAGCCTAGGCTCCGGCAGCTGGTACGGCGCCATCGGGCGGGAGCCAGGCTGGTGCGGGGGCAGCCAGACGCGGACCACTCCTCTGCTCTTCTCCCAGGTGCTGGGACCGGGCGGCCACCACCACAGTCTCTACTCCACCCCACAGACGTGA
- the GPR137 gene encoding integral membrane protein GPR137 isoform X4 encodes MESNLSGLVPAAGLVPALPPAVTLGLTAAYTTLYALLFFSVYAQLWLVLLYGHKRLSYQTVFLALCLLWAALRTTLFSFYFRDTPRANRLGPLPFWLLYCCPVCLQFFTLTLMNLYFAQVVFKAKAKRRPEMSRGLLAVRGAFVGASLLFLLVNVLCAVLSRRRRAQPWALLLVRVLVSDSLFVICALSLAACLCLVARRAPTTSIYLEAKGTSVCQAAAMGGAMVLLYASRACYNLAALALAPRSRLDAFDYDWYNVSDQSTSRILNGQVFGSRSYFFDRAGHCEDEGCSWEHSRGESTRCWDRAATTTVSTPPHRRDPPPFPPRTPTPQSSHPRPLCQVHLPLLAQDPGGCGCLLPWPAPCYSCRSELLPSPRMGAWPWLPDAHSTLA; translated from the exons ATGGAGAGTAACCTGTCTGGCCTGGTGCCTGCGGCTGGGCTGGTGCCGGCGCTGCCCCCGGCCGTGACCCTGGGGCTGACTGCGGCCTACACCACGCTCTATGCCCTCCTCTTCTTCTCCGTCTATGCCCAGCTCTGGCTGGTGCTGCTGTATGGGCACAAACGTCTCAGCTACCAGACGGTGTTCCTGGCGCTCTGTCTGCTCTGGGCTGCCCTGCGTAccaccctcttctccttctacttCCGAGACACCCCCCGTGCCAACCGCCTGGGGCCCCTGCCCTTCTGGCTTCTCTACTGCTGCCCTGTCTGCCTCCAGTTCTTCACACTGACGCTTATGAACCTCTACTTTGCCCAG GTGGTGTTCAAGGCCAAGGCGAAGCGTCGGCCAGAGATGAGCCGAGGCTT GCTGGCCGTCCGAGGGGCCTTCGTGGGGGCCTCGCTGCTCTTTCTGCTGGTGAATGTGCTCTGTGCTGTGCTGTCACGCCGGCGCCGGGCACAGCCCTGGGCCCTCCTGCTGGTGCGAGTCCTGGTGAGCGACTCCCTCTTTGTCATCTGCGCCCTCTCTCTGGCCGCCTGCCTCTGCCTTGTCGCCCGGCGGGCCCCCACCACCAGCATCTACCTGGAGGCCAAG GGGACCAGTGTGTGTCAGGCGGCCGCGATGGGTGGCGCCATGGTCCTGCTCTATGCCAGCCGGGCCTGCTATAACCTAGCGGCCCTAGCCCTGGCCCCCCGGAGCCGGCTGGACGCCTTTGATTACGACTGGTACAACGTCTCTGACCAG AGCACCAGTCGCATCCTCAACGGGCAGGTCTTTGGCTCCCGTTCCTATTTCTTCGACCGGGCCGGGCACTGCGAGGACGAGGGCTGCTCCTGGGAGCACAGCCGGGGCGAGAGCACCAG GTGCTGGGACCGGGCGGCCACCACCACAGTCTCTACTCCACCCCACAGACGTGATCCCCCTCCGTTTCCCCCCAGAACACCCACACCCCAGTCCTCCCACCCTAGGCCTCTGTGCCAAGTTCATCTgccgcttcttgcccaggatcccggGGGCTgtggctgcctcctcccctggccGGCTCCTTGCTACTCCTGTCGTAGTGAGCTTCTGCCGTCCCCTAGGATGGGGGCGTGGCCCTGGTTGCCAGATGCCCACAGCACCCTGGCATGA